From Paracoccus aestuarii, one genomic window encodes:
- a CDS encoding UbiA family prenyltransferase: MSSVSDTFSKYSQATFLDYLRIARLDHATKHIFIIPGIVLALLLRPDHAQLSVLPVVLGFLSAVALASANYVINEWLDREFDKYHPEKSQRAAVQKTLSGTVVYVEYALFAIVGLGLAWMLNSTFFVVAILFLISGLTYNVNPLRTKDVMFGDVLTESINNPLRLMLGWAMVDPSSLAPVSILLSYWFGGAFLMNAKRLAEFRDIVAEQGQEVLGLYRRSFRYYTERRLLVASLLYSLFSMFFLAVFLIKHRVEYVLLFPMLSFLFAEYFILALKENSVARKPELLFKARRMMMMVVITVGLFILASLVDMPFLRILTDQNFIELPVRSGIS; the protein is encoded by the coding sequence ATGAGCTCGGTCAGTGATACATTTTCGAAATATAGCCAAGCAACATTTTTGGATTATTTGAGAATTGCCCGGCTTGACCACGCGACAAAGCATATCTTCATCATACCTGGAATCGTTCTCGCGCTTTTGCTGCGGCCGGATCATGCCCAGTTATCGGTTTTACCGGTTGTTCTCGGCTTCTTGTCTGCAGTGGCTCTGGCATCGGCAAATTATGTCATCAACGAGTGGCTCGACCGTGAATTTGACAAATACCATCCTGAAAAGTCGCAACGGGCCGCCGTTCAAAAGACGCTTTCGGGAACAGTCGTTTATGTGGAATATGCCCTGTTTGCAATAGTGGGCCTCGGCTTGGCTTGGATGCTGAACAGCACCTTTTTTGTTGTCGCCATTCTGTTTCTGATCTCCGGACTGACTTACAACGTTAATCCACTTCGCACAAAAGATGTCATGTTCGGCGATGTGCTGACCGAGTCGATCAACAACCCCCTGCGCCTGATGCTTGGCTGGGCCATGGTCGACCCATCCTCGCTGGCGCCAGTCAGTATTCTGCTGTCCTATTGGTTCGGTGGCGCGTTCCTGATGAATGCAAAACGGCTGGCGGAATTCCGTGATATTGTCGCCGAACAGGGGCAAGAAGTCCTGGGCCTCTATCGTCGCTCGTTCCGCTATTACACGGAACGCAGGCTTCTGGTGGCATCGCTGCTGTATTCCCTGTTCTCGATGTTTTTTCTGGCCGTTTTCCTGATCAAGCACAGGGTCGAATATGTTCTTCTGTTCCCGATGCTGTCGTTTCTTTTTGCGGAATACTTCATACTCGCACTCAAGGAAAACTCGGTCGCGCGAAAGCCTGAACTTTTGTTCAAGGCTCGCCGAATGATGATGATGGTAGTGATCACGGTCGGGCTTTTTATACTGGCTTCACTGGTCGACATGCCGTTTCTACGCATCCTGACGGATCAGAATTTCATTGAGCTGCCTGTGCGTTCGGGGATCTCGTGA
- a CDS encoding BrnA antitoxin family protein, with product MSRQHLTEEQIQRMIASDPEAPEATADQLAQARPFTEAFPALSDAMRRNMGGRPKAENPKVAVSLRLDQDVVARFKESGPGWQTRMNRALREAAGL from the coding sequence AAGAACAGATCCAGCGCATGATTGCCAGCGATCCCGAGGCACCGGAAGCGACGGCGGACCAGCTCGCCCAGGCTCGGCCCTTCACCGAGGCCTTCCCAGCCCTGTCCGACGCTATGCGCCGCAACATGGGCGGGCGCCCCAAGGCCGAGAACCCAAAGGTAGCTGTCTCGCTTCGCCTGGATCAGGACGTGGTGGCCCGGTTCAAGGAAAGCGGTCCAGGCTGGCAGACCCGGATGAACCGCGCCTTGCGCGAAGCAGCTGGGCTCTGA
- a CDS encoding DUF7662 domain-containing protein: MSIYNPLRDRLSSLRVTAVRMKFADIEEIIGRELPPSARKYPAWWGNNDQGGKRHSVAWLHAGWHAEDLALEMEEVSFIRKSKPTAPVIFSAAIQTTLSAEWVVAGKVTLSQERVLTFPEAPSEAGIYRFRFLGREGHRCYIGESAHLRRRFGFYRRPGSTQATNLRINALMIEHLSDGGSIEVDTITEIGALKQSASDREASLSDKAVRRLFEQAAIVTDDGTEIESLNR, encoded by the coding sequence TTGAGCATCTATAACCCCTTGCGGGACCGCCTCTCATCCCTTCGCGTCACAGCTGTGAGGATGAAGTTCGCGGACATTGAAGAGATCATCGGTCGCGAACTGCCGCCGAGCGCCCGAAAGTATCCGGCATGGTGGGGAAACAACGACCAGGGCGGGAAGAGGCATTCTGTTGCTTGGCTGCATGCGGGATGGCACGCGGAAGATCTTGCGCTGGAGATGGAAGAAGTCAGCTTCATACGGAAGAGTAAGCCAACTGCGCCTGTGATCTTTAGTGCCGCAATTCAAACAACGCTGTCTGCGGAGTGGGTTGTTGCCGGGAAAGTAACCCTTTCGCAGGAGCGGGTACTGACCTTCCCAGAGGCGCCCTCCGAAGCGGGCATCTACCGCTTCCGTTTCTTAGGAAGAGAAGGGCATCGCTGCTATATCGGAGAGAGCGCCCACTTACGCAGACGCTTCGGCTTCTACCGGCGTCCTGGCTCTACGCAAGCGACGAACTTGCGCATAAACGCGCTGATGATCGAGCATCTCTCGGACGGTGGCAGCATTGAAGTGGATACCATCACCGAGATCGGCGCGCTGAAGCAAAGCGCTTCCGACAGGGAAGCGAGCCTCAGCGACAAGGCGGTGAGGAGGCTCTTTGAGCAGGCCGCGATAGTGACCGACGACGGCACCGAAATAGAGTCCTTAAATCGCTAA